A single genomic interval of Zingiber officinale cultivar Zhangliang chromosome 4A, Zo_v1.1, whole genome shotgun sequence harbors:
- the LOC121971442 gene encoding peroxidase 21-like has protein sequence MDSIMRLIAFLILACCSSLPRGEGIGDLKLNYYSKSCPKAEQIVKQEVVKLYNEHGNTAVSWVRNLFHDCMVESCDASLLLETTTSIVSEQSKDRSFGMRNFKYVTTIKEALERECPATVSCADIIALSAREGVVMLGGPYIPMKTGRRDSKQSHADVIDKFIPNHNDSMALVLSRFKSLGIDAERTVALLGAHSVGRVHCFNLVGRLYPTVDPTIDPEYAKYLLYRCPSPNPDPEAVLYSRNDRETPMIIDNMYYKNLLHHKGLLKVDQQLLSYPATAQFVKLMAADNSHFYDQFAKAMLSMSENNPLTGNEGEVRRDCRFVNAAA, from the exons ATGGACTCGATAATGAGACTGATAGCTTTCCTAATCCTCGCATGTTGTAGTTCTCTTCCCAGAG GCGAAGGAATTGGTGACCTCAAGCTAAACTACTACTCCAAGAGCTGCCCCAAGGCCGAGCAGATTGTTAAGCAAGAGGTTGTGAAGCTCTACAACGAGCATGGCAACACGGCTGTGTCCTGGGTCAGGAATTTGTTCCATGACTGCATGGTCGAG TCTTGTGATGCATCTCTGCTGCTGGAAACCACCACCAGCATTGTGTCGGAACAGTCAAAAGATAGGAGCTTTGGGATGAGAAACTTCAAATACGTGACCACCATCAAGGAAGCCCTTGAGAGGGAGTGCCCTGCCACCGTTTCTTGTGCTGATATAATTGCTCTCTCTGCAAGAGAAGGCGTCGTCATG CTTGGAGGTCCATATATTCCCATGAAAACTGGTAGAAGAGACAGCAAGCAAAGCCATGCAGACGTGATCGATAAGTTCATCCCTAACCACAATGACTCCATGGCCCTCGTCCTCTCCAGGTTCAAATCTTTAGGAATCGACGCAGAAAGAACTGTGGCTCTCTTAG GGGCTCACTCTGTTGGCCGGGTCCACTGTTTCAACCTCGTCGGCCGTCTCTACCCCACCGTCGACCCGACCATCGACCCTGAGTACGCTAAGTACCTTCTCTACCGCTGCCCGTCGCCGAACCCCGACCCGGAGGCGGTCCTCTACTCCCGCAACGACCGCGAGACGCCGATGATCATCGACAACATGTACTACAAGAACTTGCTGCACCACAAGGGGCTGCTCAAGGTCGATCAGCAGCTGCTCTCCTATCCGGCCACTGCCCAATTCGTGAAGCTGATGGCGGCTGACAACAGCCACTTCTACGATCAGTTTGCCAAGGCGATGCTGTCGATGTCGGAGAACAATCCGCTGACCGGAAATGAAGGCGAGGTCAGGAGAGATTGCCGGTTTGTCAATGCTGCTGCATAA